The Raphanus sativus cultivar WK10039 unplaced genomic scaffold, ASM80110v3 Scaffold2255, whole genome shotgun sequence genome contains the following window.
tttgttttgttttggccTCGAAATTATTTGAAATGGTTGTAACCGATACAACAAtgatctagttttttttttttcatcaaatataCAGATTCATATTGACTCTGTATACCAAACTGGTAGTTCGGCATCCATATgaatgacaaaagacgattgttgtctggcactgcgtgctaaacgatccgtcCTTGATTTCCCGTCCTTGGGATACAACAATGATCTAGTGGATTCCTATTATTATGGAACTGAAGTGGCggtaacaaaatatatagaatataaatgaaaacttttaaatgtaATTAGATATCTTTGTATTGGACTCAACTATTATCAATTGAACTAGGCATGCGCATTCAGGTCGTCGGGTTGGGTTGGGTTCGGGTCGGATCCTTTCGGGTCCGGATCTTTCGAGTCTAGGAGTTTAAGACCCGATCgggtaattttaaatttttggttccGGATTGGTTCGGATCGTACCGGGTCCAGGTCGGTTCGGGTCTTAGatagttggacccattcggATAATTAGAATTTATAGgttcggtttcgggtcgggttcggttcgggtctgGTTCGGATTCGacctaaaaatacataaaaatacaaaagaatatctgaaaatatttatatattcgaaaatattcgaattttttttcaaaacttgtgtttttattatattaaaatgtgtatatatattaaactagaCGAGATACAACAATAATTGGTTGTCTCCTAGTGGTTAACCTCCTTGTTATATAGACAAATAACCTATCTTCGACTCTCCCTcaactcattttatttaatttacattattaattcgggtacccGTCGGGTTTCGGGTTTGGATCGGGTCGGGTCCAAGATCCGCGGATCCTCTACTACAAGACCCGATAGTAGTGGTGGAAATTTTATccgatatccgaagtggcacccgaacccgactcgaaaacccgaaccgaagtagcaaaatacccgaggATATTAAATTAGGAGAGactggatatccgaacccgaacgagtaatacccgaacccgaatggatatccgaagataaccgaacatatgtatatttacccttatttttctagtttacatctctcattttatttaaccgatccgaaatacccgaacccgacccgaagtacagaaatacccgaacgggttctATATCCCTATActgaaatacccgaaaatccgaaatacccgacccgaattcgaacgggtacccgaacgcccacccctacctgatagggtaatttgatcggGTCGGTTTCTACCTAGACCGGGTTTTTTGGGTCGATTTTGGGTCGGGTCTTTGGATCCGGATAAAATGCTCAGGCCTAAGTTGGACATGtttctaatttaatagtattgatgtcgtattgatgttttaatagaatcgggtgggcgttcaggtatccattcgggttcggttcgggtctattcgggtttcgggtttccggagtcaaagatttcagccccattcagatatttctaaattttggtccgggttcggttcggatccttgcgggttcggttcgggttcggataactcatttaaattatttttacagttttaaaaattcattatatactttaaacttcacaaaatctataaacaaataaatattacatataaatttgaataatatctGTTGAATATTTGGAAtgagaatcaatatatattttaaatattattggtgttttgaatatactttaactatttagacatgtacttttgactatttgtatatatttttcaagtattttggacaatttaaaagtatcatatattttttggatgctttttaattagttatttggatgctttttaaatctaaaattagttaatatatataggtatattaatctatttcaGATATATTCGGATACCTTTCgattcggatcgggttcgggttcggttctctaaataccaaaaatttgaacctGTTCGAATTTTTTATCAATTTGGGTTCAGATTTggtactactttttcggatcggattcggttcggttcttcgggtTCGGTCTTTTTGCTCAGCCCTAGAATAGATggtaaaatattatatgaaccCCAGAACATGGTCCGATCCGATCTACCAACCAAACAATGCAAAGCAAATTCTTGAATCTTGAGTAACCGAGCATAGTTATTTCGATCGATCCTTTGTATTGAACTAAATACAAATAGATGAAGACGAATATTTGCTCAAATGTTGGAACCAACACTCATTTTTCCCACTGACCTTTACAGTGATTTCTTCtataaactttcttttttttaaaagaacttTTAGGACCCTCTTGAAGATATAACAAACACCGTtaccacaaaaagaaaaagaaaaatcatctTTCATTTGCCTCTTTCTATCTCCCGAGTTTAGAAGAACAGAAAGAAAACTCTGTTCATTGCCGAAAAGAGATCATCTCTGGTGCACGGAAGAAAGCCTCCTTAGCCCTGAATCAAATGTATAACTAAAAGCAGATTAACAAACTGGTTTGAGTAAATAATAACCTATCATTTCAACAGGTATCAGCCACTAGAAGAACATAAAAACTTCGAATACATCATCATACCTCATCTTAAGCACAATCTGTAATCTCCTCGGTGAACTCTCCAAATATGTTAGGGCAATCATCCCATCTCCTCTCTTCTCGTGCTTCCCAATAACCACCTGTAAACTTGTAGCTTTCACTCTCCCCTTGTTGCTCGAACCATCTCGGCCTCCACCCGCTTTCCTGAATCTTCCGTGACTGCATAATCAAAAACATCAATAAAACGATTCAAGAAGAGAGAGAACCAGGAGTTCATCAACCAGGGAATCAATGTTGAGATACTCATTGTACCATTCTTTGCCTTCTCTCTAATCTCTGTTTCTCTTCGTTTGCCTTCTCATATTCACCCTTCTCCAGGTGCCGTTGATCTGGTCGGAGCCTAGAATCTGTCGGTGGTAGCTTCTCCTTAGCACCAAACGAAACACAATTTAAGTACACAAGAAACCCAAAGACCAAGTTCATAAATAAAACCGAAAGCAGCATGATGTGTAATATACCTCCAAACCAGGTGTCAATTCATTAAGAGTGATCGCGAACGATGTTAAGTTGTATCTAGTCACATTAGGTGGTGGCTTGGTCGATTTCCACAGCAACGAGGCGCTTGCTTTGTTGAGCGCATCACCAGCAACATAGTGAAGGCTATCATTCCATTTACCAAATACTGTTGCAGCCTTTTTCCCAGTTACATCTTCCACAACACCATTAACCTGATGTGGGTTTCTATCGAGAATCGATTGCTCTTTGAACTTAAGCGTACAAGAATATTGGCGATTCCCACGGATTTGCATTGTCCCATGGTGATCACAGTACAATTTACCAAGTAGAATATTGTATATAGTTGTTGTAACCTAAACAAAGATAAGCATAGAAATCAATCTCACGGTTAGAAATAAAATGTGGAAAAGGAAAGATATTATACACACTTTGCTCCACTGGAAAGTCTCTCCATCATCGAACTCAAGAGTCAAGACTCCAACGGGTTCAAGTTGAATCGATCTCCCCCAAAACTTCGACCTGAGGTTTGTGTCGCCCGAGAACTTCCACCCTTTACCTTCGCAATGGCAGGCGATTACTGTTGGATGGTGGCTGACCTATTATGAGAGCACGATATTATATTCCTTTATCTATATTTTTCAATTCTTGAGTGTCAGTTATATGAAAATTAACATGTTTATAAGTATAAAAAGATGCTCCTGAATCAGAGAACTCTGGACGAATCACCAATTTTACATTCATCTCATAAAATTCAGTTTAAGAAAGAGTGTGTGAGAGATTACCTTTTCAGAGAAGAAACGAATTCCCTTTTCAGGAAAGTCGGCTTCATAAGTTTCTCCCAGCAAAGGGTTAAAAGGTTTACAGTGCCGGCCTTCAGTGGAAGCATAACCAGAGACCGCAAACGCAGCAACATACAAGGCTCTAAGGAGACTGTTCCCCTGATGATGAACAACAATGTTAATTCGACAAGCTGAGAGGTAAACTCGAAACTAAAACATATGTACAGACCAGATATCATATCATCCAAGATTCGAAGGGATGCAGTATTCAAGATCTCAGTAATAGGTAATAAAAATAAGTACCGAAAACGTTTGCACTTCAAGAGGGAAGTAAATAGTACATAGGCACATAACAAGAAGCAAAATATTCAATTCAGAGTGTTTCTTTATATCACTTACGGATTTTCCGTATTCATATGCTTGGTCCAGGAGGTAAGAATACTCCAAGTCTTCAAAACACTTTTGGAGAGATGATATTGGTTCGTTGAAATAAACAGGAAGACAAACTCGCGAGAGATCCTTTCCAACGTTGTCCTTAATCATAGACCAGAGACTAACAcctttctctttctctgctGGATCAGGAAGCCTTATTCGTCTCTTGAAATGCATGTCCCCGGAACCAACATCAGGTTCGCTAAAACATTCATTAGTGTCATGGAAGGAAGGCTCATCTTCCTCGGAGATATCCTCAAACACATCAGATGAAGCACTTGTACTGCATTCTAGAAACTAAACAATGTCAAGCAAAACAACACAATACAAGAAACTCCTGCAAATCCAGTGAAGCTATGTAGAACTACAAAAGAAGGGAGCACTAAGGAAGCAGATAATCGATTACCGTAACAGAAATTACTATTTCATTACGCGATTAAAGAGATCTTAGGCAGCATGTTTGGTCGACATGTAATGAACAGAAAAGCAATAAAGCAGCAGAAATTGTGTGTACCACTATATTTTCCACTTCTTAAGCTGGAATACTTATTATCTGGTAACTGGTAGACACTTTCATGGATCCCTGAGGCTTCAGCTTCAAGGTTAGCCATCTGTACAAAAAGAAACTCCCACTTTAGAATTGTCAGCATGAATATAACCGTATACAAGTGAAATAAAGCAtccttaataaattttaaaaggtgGTGGGagataattttcaaaaaattcagTCATTATTACATGACAATCAAGTTTTTGATACATGTTACAGATTGCACGTTATGCCTTGGCACATATTTATGAAGTCCAGAAATCATCAGCTCAGTGGAAAACATATCCCGATGAAAGGCAAAAAGAGAATGTAAATCTGACATTGAAATAACCTTTCCAGTAACAAAATACATGACAAATGCAGCTACCATGGTTTGTGCATATGCATCAGGTGTTACCAAAGCAAATGCGTAAAGGGGCTATTGAATAGTCGAAACAATGTGCAAGACCGACATTTAAATAACTCAACCAAACAAAACTCAGTCTTAAAGGAAAAGCAAGTTTCAGCTTTACCTCTAGCTGCTTCAGTGCATTAAGTAACTTTGTCCGTTCTTCGTGCAGAAGTTTAATTTGTTCTTGAACTTCGGAGAACTCTGAATCCACGATCTCTTCACACTCTTTTACAAGATTCTCGTTTATTCCCTCTTCACGCAACCGTTCCTTTAGCCTCTCAGTAGATATGGATAAATCCTTTGGTGATACGAAGGAGAAATCGCCACTAAGTGACTGAAGAGGTAAGACACGTCTGGTAGATGCTAAAGCTTGTAACCATGCTGCTCTATCACTCCTTGAATCAGTCCTCAAATGAAGAGTCTTGGTTgcagtaaatatataaaactttttGTTATCAGATTTGCTTTCCCGGTAAGATGAAACCTGctggaaaataaaaaagaatgtAATGATATCTCATACCTATCATATCAAAACTTTACGGAAAAAGGTAAACAACTAAACCTACTGGTCAAATGATCCATGGAATGTACCCTACACGTCAGTTATTGCGCTAAAGATAAGATGGCAAACAAACAAAGATAATTTGACGAAAGATGACACATTTCTACTACACTTGTTGCATTTTCTACGATAGAAACCAAATTTATAACGGATGGAAATTATGCAGATGAGTTAATGGTGTTCAAACGAATTGGGACCCTAGTCCTGCTGCAGTACTAGATTTGTAGTAGCACCACcagccaaaaaaaaagtttttttttgtattttggtcATTTGGTTTTGAACTTAGACACCAGATAAAACATGTTGTTTGTGGCCCACTACAGATAAGCAGCTTCAAAAAGGAGGCTCTCTTAAGCAGATAATGGAAATAAGAATTGAAATGCATAAAGACAAACAACAGAAGTACAAAGCAAAAGAgtaatgaagaaaaagaagaagaagaccatATTTATTTGTGTCAGATTATCACATTTTCAAGTTCTAGTCTGTTTCACTAACAAACACCAACAACTAGAAATGGCCGTTCCAGTACTCATTCGGGGTTTTTCGGTTTTACCTAACAAACTGGAAAaccaatttaataaaatttaacaaacagtaaataaaacttaaacaaTGTATTGAcaaataccaaaaaataaacatgaaattgaGTATTTAAATTACTCAATATTCATTTCCGCtactaattttgatttttttttaattattattgatCGAATTGGGATCGGATCTCAGATTATAAACCGCCAGGCCTAAACAACAAATCAAGATTTGAATCGCGAGAAGGCATATACCTTGAGATGAACAATGCCGATGGTTTTGTGGTGTTTCCTGCGGCCACCACCACGGCCACTACAGCTATACATTCTCGAGAGCCGATCAGTTGAATTATCCCCGATCAGCCTCACGTCGTCGGAAGGGGACAGCATATTCACATTCTCCGGGCGGCGGATCTTGGAGTAAGACAAGATACCGTCGCGGAGGAGGAACCACCTCGATCTCCACCCTTTCCCGTAGTTCGTCCACTTGTGGAGGATCCCGGCCACCGATCTCCCCGTTGACGGTAGATTCTGCCGATCGGATCCGCCGTTCTCCGTCGCCGCATCGGTCGATGGGAGACTCTTCGATCTGGTCAAAGGCATCGCCGATTCGGGAGGAATCAATCtcgcagttttttttttaacggaATCGCGATACGAAGCGCATTGATTTATTAAGCTGATTGTTTGGGATCGGAGATAAGAGTGGTTAATCCGATTCTGGAAGTTGAGATTTTTTCCACAGAGAATTGAATGAgtgagggagagagagattgcGTAGGATTTGGAAGAAACTTGACTAGGACTTTATATATGGTCTTTATCTTTATATGCGAATATACACTTTTgat
Protein-coding sequences here:
- the LOC108847738 gene encoding oxysterol-binding protein-related protein 2B isoform X1, which codes for MPLTRSKSLPSTDAATENGGSDRQNLPSTGRSVAGILHKWTNYGKGWRSRWFLLRDGILSYSKIRRPENVNMLSPSDDVRLIGDNSTDRLSRMYSCSGRGGGRRKHHKTIGIVHLKQVSSYRESKSDNKKFYIFTATKTLHLRTDSRSDRAAWLQALASTRRVLPLQSLSGDFSFVSPKDLSISTERLKERLREEGINENLVKECEEIVDSEFSEVQEQIKLLHEERTKLLNALKQLEMANLEAEASGIHESVYQLPDNKYSSLRSGKYSECSTSASSDVFEDISEEDEPSFHDTNECFSEPDVGSGDMHFKRRIRLPDPAEKEKGVSLWSMIKDNVGKDLSRVCLPVYFNEPISSLQKCFEDLEYSYLLDQAYEYGKSGNSLLRALYVAAFAVSGYASTEGRHCKPFNPLLGETYEADFPEKGIRFFSEKVSHHPTVIACHCEGKGWKFSGDTNLRSKFWGRSIQLEPVGVLTLEFDDGETFQWSKVTTTIYNILLGKLYCDHHGTMQIRGNRQYSCTLKFKEQSILDRNPHQVNGVVEDVTGKKAATVFGKWNDSLHYVAGDALNKASASLLWKSTKPPPNVTRYNLTSFAITLNELTPGLEEKLPPTDSRLRPDQRHLEKGEYEKANEEKQRLERRQRMSRKIQESGWRPRWFEQQGESESYKFTGGYWEAREERRWDDCPNIFGEFTEEITDCA
- the LOC108847738 gene encoding oxysterol-binding protein-related protein 2B isoform X3, translated to MPLTRSKSLPSTDAATENGGSDRQNLPSTGRSVAGILHKWTNYGKGWRSRWFLLRDGILSYSKIRRPENVNMLSPSDDVRLIGDNSTDRLSRMYSCSGRGGGRRKHHKTIGIVHLKQVSSYRESKSDNKKFYIFTATKTLHLRTDSRSDRAAWLQALASTRRVLPLQSLSGDFSFVSPKDLSISTERLKERLREEGINENLVKECEEIVDSEFSEVQEQIKLLHEERTKLLNALKQLEMANLEAEASGIHESVYQLPDNKYSSLRSGKYSECSTSASSDVFEDISEEDEPSFHDTNECFSEPDVGSGDMHFKRRIRLPDPAEKEKGVSLWSMIKDNVGKDLSRVCLPVYFNEPISSLQKCFEDLEYSYLLDQAYEYGKSGNSLLRALYVAAFAVSGYASTEGRHCKPFNPLLGETYEADFPEKGIRFFSEKVSHHPTVIACHCEGKGWKFSGDTNLRSKFWGRSIQLEPVGVLTLEFDDGETFQWSKVTTTIYNILLGKLYCDHHGTMQIRGNRQYSCTLKFKEQSILDRNPHQVNGVVEDVTGKKAATVFGKWNDSLHYVAGDALNKASASLLWKSTKPPPNVTRYNLTSFAITLNELTPGLELPPTDSRLRPDQRHLEKGEYEKANEEKQRLERRQRMSRKIQESGWRPRWFEQQGESESYKFTGGYWEAREERRWDDCPNIFGEFTEEITDCA
- the LOC108847738 gene encoding oxysterol-binding protein-related protein 2B isoform X2; translation: MPLTRSKSLPSTDAATENGGSDRQNLPSTGRSVAGILHKWTNYGKGWRSRWFLLRDGILSYSKIRRPENVNMLSPSDDVRLIGDNSTDRLSRMYSCSGRGGGRRKHHKTIGIVHLKVSSYRESKSDNKKFYIFTATKTLHLRTDSRSDRAAWLQALASTRRVLPLQSLSGDFSFVSPKDLSISTERLKERLREEGINENLVKECEEIVDSEFSEVQEQIKLLHEERTKLLNALKQLEMANLEAEASGIHESVYQLPDNKYSSLRSGKYSECSTSASSDVFEDISEEDEPSFHDTNECFSEPDVGSGDMHFKRRIRLPDPAEKEKGVSLWSMIKDNVGKDLSRVCLPVYFNEPISSLQKCFEDLEYSYLLDQAYEYGKSGNSLLRALYVAAFAVSGYASTEGRHCKPFNPLLGETYEADFPEKGIRFFSEKVSHHPTVIACHCEGKGWKFSGDTNLRSKFWGRSIQLEPVGVLTLEFDDGETFQWSKVTTTIYNILLGKLYCDHHGTMQIRGNRQYSCTLKFKEQSILDRNPHQVNGVVEDVTGKKAATVFGKWNDSLHYVAGDALNKASASLLWKSTKPPPNVTRYNLTSFAITLNELTPGLEEKLPPTDSRLRPDQRHLEKGEYEKANEEKQRLERRQRMSRKIQESGWRPRWFEQQGESESYKFTGGYWEAREERRWDDCPNIFGEFTEEITDCA